In Deltaproteobacteria bacterium HGW-Deltaproteobacteria-4, a single genomic region encodes these proteins:
- a CDS encoding Na(+)/H(+) antiporter subunit B (subunit B of antiporter complex involved in resistance to high concentrations of Na+, K+, Li+ and/or alkali) has translation MSSIILSTTIRLLLPLLLLFSVFLLLRGHNEPGGGFVGGLVAAAAISLYALAEGVEAARRILIVNPRNLIAGGLLTALGSGVIPLFFGRPFQSGLWLPHSLPVFGHVGTPLLFDLGVYLLVQGMALLIVLSLMEEE, from the coding sequence ATGAGCTCGATTATCCTCTCCACTACCATCCGTCTTCTTTTGCCGCTCCTCCTCCTCTTCTCGGTCTTTCTCCTGTTGCGCGGCCACAATGAGCCGGGCGGCGGCTTTGTCGGCGGATTGGTTGCCGCTGCCGCTATCTCCCTTTACGCTCTGGCGGAAGGGGTCGAAGCGGCCCGTCGCATCCTGATTGTCAATCCCCGCAATTTGATTGCCGGCGGTCTCCTCACTGCCCTCGGCAGCGGGGTGATCCCCCTTTTTTTCGGACGTCCTTTCCAGTCCGGTCTCTGGCTCCCGCATTCGCTGCCGGTTTTCGGGCATGTCGGCACCCCCCTCCTCTTCGATCTTGGCGTTTATCTGCTGGTGCAAGGGATGGCCCTCCTGATCGTCCTGTCGCTGATGGAGGAGGAGTAA
- a CDS encoding ion transporter, which yields MSPRLHELREHFYKIIFEAETKAGKAFDLALIFFILLSVVLVMLDSIPGIHDVIGVWLLGGEWLITILFTVEYLLRLSVARRPGRYAGSFYGVVDLLSILPTYLGIFFPGMHFLTTVRILRILRIFRVLKLVQFLGEGNNLWLALKRSRHKIIVFLTTVLTVVIVVGSLMYTIEGAGSGFTSIPHSIYWAIVTMTTVGYGDIAPVTPLGQFVASLLMITGYGIIAVPTGIVTTEMMRPTVPPVGGTCPCCGKKVD from the coding sequence ATGAGCCCCCGATTGCACGAGTTGCGCGAACATTTCTACAAGATTATCTTCGAAGCCGAGACCAAGGCGGGGAAGGCCTTTGATCTTGCCCTGATCTTCTTTATCCTCCTCTCGGTGGTGCTGGTGATGCTCGACAGCATCCCCGGCATCCATGATGTTATCGGTGTCTGGCTCCTGGGCGGGGAGTGGCTGATTACCATCCTCTTTACGGTGGAATATCTGCTGCGACTAAGCGTTGCCCGGCGGCCGGGGCGTTATGCCGGGAGTTTCTACGGTGTCGTCGATCTCCTCTCCATCCTGCCTACCTACCTCGGCATCTTCTTCCCCGGCATGCACTTCTTGACGACTGTGCGGATTCTGCGGATCTTGCGTATCTTTCGGGTCCTTAAGCTCGTGCAGTTTCTCGGCGAAGGGAATAACCTGTGGCTGGCGCTGAAACGGAGCCGCCACAAAATTATCGTCTTTCTGACCACGGTGCTGACAGTGGTCATTGTCGTCGGCAGCCTGATGTACACGATTGAGGGGGCAGGGTCGGGTTTCACCAGCATCCCGCACAGTATTTACTGGGCGATTGTCACCATGACGACAGTCGGTTACGGCGATATTGCTCCGGTCACCCCCCTTGGGCAGTTTGTTGCCTCGCTGCTGATGATCACCGGCTACGGCATCATCGCCGTTCCCACCGGGATTGTCACGACGGAGATGATGCGACCGACAGTGCCGCCGGTCGGGGGAACCTGCCCCTGTTGCGGGAAGAAGGTGGATTGA
- a CDS encoding Na(+)/H(+) antiporter subunit A: protein MLLAVLCGFGAALFAPLGFRRFPLWAGRLAPLLPLGLFLFFLSHIGPVSRGETVVYTTPWIPSLGIDFSLYLDGLGMLFALLVTGIGFLIFLYTPAYLGADRRQGTLFAWLFAFMAAMLGTTLAGNLITLFVFWELTGLCSYLLIGFDHEAENSRSAALQALLVTGGGGLALLAGFLLLGGVVGSMELPVLLASGDLVRNHPLYLPILLLLLGGAFTKSAQFPFHFWLPNAMAAPTPISAYLHSATMVKLGIYLLARFSPVLAGTELWLALVAGVGGLTMLVGGILAVLEHDLKRILAWSTVSALGILTLLFGVGTPTAITAAILLLLTHALYKSSLFLVAGALDHGAGSRDIRQLGGLATQMPWLAAAAILAALAMAGLPPLFGFIAKESIYTALLLAPWEPLLLTGLMLVANALMVTVAVMTGLGPFLGKGASSLPTPHPLPLTLWLAPLLPAALGLLLGLVPGFVAPLLLHPAIAVVQAAPVSTVLALWHGFNFELLLSAATLLVGTLIVLSRRRLLALLPASWQEGGFTQDGGFVLLLRTLLCGARLQTIIVQNGRLRYYLMATIGVAMGSMGLTFLESGGLPGALPWPSGYLHEWLAAGIIVAGALYVTVTDSRLGAVVALGTVGYGVSLVYILYGAPDLAMTQFCIETLAIVLFVLVLYRLPLFALLSTPVARLRDAAMAAAIGGLMTLLMLYVLAQPLVPHVSDFFLANSWPAAHGRNVVNVILVDFRALDTLGEIVVLAVAALGVFGLIQSRRADGEGK from the coding sequence ATGCTCCTGGCGGTCCTTTGCGGCTTCGGCGCCGCTCTCTTTGCACCGCTTGGCTTCCGTCGTTTTCCGCTCTGGGCGGGGCGGCTTGCGCCGCTGCTGCCCCTTGGTCTCTTCCTCTTTTTTCTCAGTCACATCGGTCCGGTCAGTCGGGGGGAGACGGTCGTATATACCACCCCCTGGATCCCCTCCCTCGGCATCGATTTTTCTCTTTATCTCGACGGATTGGGGATGCTCTTTGCCCTGTTGGTGACCGGCATCGGCTTTCTCATCTTTCTTTATACCCCTGCTTATCTCGGGGCGGATCGCCGCCAGGGGACGCTCTTTGCCTGGCTCTTCGCCTTCATGGCGGCGATGCTCGGCACCACCCTCGCCGGCAATCTCATCACCCTCTTTGTCTTTTGGGAGTTGACCGGCCTCTGCTCTTACCTGCTGATCGGCTTTGATCATGAAGCCGAAAACTCCCGCAGCGCGGCCCTGCAGGCGTTGCTGGTCACCGGCGGCGGCGGGCTCGCCCTCCTCGCCGGTTTCCTCCTCCTCGGCGGCGTTGTCGGCAGCATGGAGTTGCCGGTGCTCCTGGCGAGTGGCGATCTGGTGCGCAACCATCCCCTGTATCTGCCGATCCTCCTTCTCCTCCTGGGCGGCGCCTTTACCAAGTCCGCGCAGTTCCCTTTTCATTTCTGGCTGCCGAACGCCATGGCGGCGCCAACGCCGATCTCTGCCTACCTCCATTCCGCGACCATGGTCAAACTCGGGATTTACCTCCTCGCCCGCTTCTCTCCGGTTTTGGCCGGGACAGAGCTTTGGCTGGCGCTGGTCGCCGGGGTCGGCGGCCTGACGATGCTGGTCGGCGGCATTCTGGCTGTTCTGGAGCATGACCTCAAGCGGATCCTTGCCTGGTCGACGGTGAGTGCCCTGGGGATCCTCACCCTCCTTTTCGGGGTCGGAACGCCGACCGCAATCACCGCGGCGATCCTGCTGCTTCTCACCCATGCCCTTTACAAAAGCTCCCTCTTTCTCGTCGCCGGCGCCCTTGATCACGGTGCCGGCAGTCGCGATATCCGTCAGTTGGGCGGGCTGGCAACGCAGATGCCGTGGCTGGCTGCCGCTGCGATCCTCGCTGCTCTGGCCATGGCCGGCCTGCCGCCACTCTTCGGTTTTATTGCCAAGGAGTCGATTTACACGGCCCTGCTCCTTGCACCTTGGGAGCCACTGCTGTTGACCGGACTGATGCTGGTGGCCAATGCTCTGATGGTGACGGTGGCGGTCATGACCGGCCTTGGCCCCTTTCTTGGCAAAGGGGCGTCCTCTCTTCCGACGCCCCATCCCCTGCCGCTGACCCTGTGGTTGGCCCCCCTTCTTCCTGCCGCTCTTGGCCTCCTGCTCGGCCTGGTCCCTGGCTTTGTCGCGCCCCTTCTCCTCCATCCGGCGATTGCCGTTGTGCAGGCGGCCCCCGTCAGTACCGTCCTTGCTCTGTGGCATGGGTTCAATTTCGAACTGCTGCTGAGCGCGGCGACGCTGCTTGTCGGTACCCTGATCGTCTTAAGCCGGCGCCGGCTGCTGGCGTTGCTGCCGGCTTCCTGGCAAGAGGGGGGCTTTACCCAGGATGGCGGCTTTGTTTTGCTCCTGCGCACTTTGCTGTGCGGGGCCCGGCTACAAACGATCATTGTCCAGAACGGCCGGCTGCGCTATTACCTGATGGCGACGATCGGGGTCGCCATGGGTTCGATGGGGCTGACCTTTCTCGAAAGTGGCGGCCTGCCGGGCGCGCTCCCCTGGCCCAGCGGTTATCTGCATGAATGGTTGGCGGCCGGGATTATTGTTGCCGGGGCGCTGTACGTCACCGTCACCGATTCCCGGCTCGGGGCGGTGGTGGCGCTGGGGACGGTCGGCTACGGCGTCTCACTGGTCTATATCCTGTACGGGGCCCCTGATCTGGCCATGACCCAGTTCTGCATCGAGACGCTGGCGATCGTTCTCTTTGTCCTCGTCCTTTATCGTCTCCCCCTCTTTGCCCTCCTCTCCACCCCGGTCGCACGGTTGCGTGATGCGGCCATGGCCGCCGCCATCGGCGGGCTCATGACCCTGCTCATGCTTTATGTCCTGGCGCAGCCGCTGGTGCCGCATGTCAGCGACTTCTTTTTGGCTAACAGTTGGCCGGCGGCGCACGGCCGCAATGTCGTCAACGTCATTCTTGTCGACTTCCGCGCTCTCGATACCCTTGGCGAGATCGTTGTTTTGGCGGTGGCGGCGCTCGGGGTCTTCGGTCTGATACAGTCGCGGCGTGCCGACGGGGAGGGGAAATGA
- a CDS encoding Na+/H+ antiporter subunit G, whose amino-acid sequence MFNFWVAGLLSIGALFAVIAAVGILRMPDFYMRISATTKASTLGATFILAATALYFDDAAVTGKIIAIIAFIILTTPVAAHMIGRSAHRSGVPLWKESIRDDLAASEHAFTTIKEPEES is encoded by the coding sequence ATGTTTAATTTCTGGGTGGCCGGACTCCTCTCCATCGGCGCCCTCTTTGCCGTCATTGCTGCCGTCGGCATTCTGCGCATGCCGGATTTTTACATGCGCATCTCGGCGACCACCAAAGCCTCGACCCTCGGCGCCACCTTTATTCTGGCGGCGACCGCCCTGTACTTTGACGATGCCGCCGTCACCGGCAAGATTATCGCCATCATCGCCTTTATTATCCTGACCACGCCGGTGGCAGCGCACATGATTGGCCGGTCCGCCCACCGCAGCGGTGTCCCGCTCTGGAAAGAGAGTATCCGCGACGATCTCGCCGCGTCCGAACACGCGTTTACGACCATAAAAGAACCAGAGGAGAGCTGA
- a CDS encoding Na+/H+ antiporter subunit C: protein MESVFAVVVGILYATGLYLMVRRSIVKTIFGLALLGNGANLLIFTVGRLSAGRPPYVPVGALEPLPPVADPLPQALILTAIVIGFGVQAFALVLIKRVYQAVGSDDVDEMTTTDRIGDDGGQG from the coding sequence ATGGAGAGTGTTTTTGCAGTGGTGGTCGGCATCTTGTATGCGACCGGTCTATATCTGATGGTGCGGCGCAGTATTGTCAAGACCATCTTCGGTCTGGCCCTCCTCGGCAATGGTGCCAACCTGCTGATCTTTACCGTTGGCCGGCTGAGCGCCGGTCGCCCGCCCTACGTTCCGGTCGGCGCCCTGGAGCCGCTGCCGCCGGTGGCCGATCCTCTCCCCCAGGCGCTGATTCTCACCGCCATCGTCATCGGCTTCGGGGTGCAGGCCTTTGCCCTGGTCCTGATCAAGCGGGTTTATCAAGCGGTCGGCAGTGATGATGTCGATGAAATGACGACGACCGACCGGATTGGCGACGACGGAGGGCAGGGATGA
- a CDS encoding cation:proton antiporter: MTLSGYILQIILPLLSCGLVVAFIRLLRGPTLPDRVVALDLMATLIIAISAAYSVVTDQPAYLDAAIVLALITFLGTVAFAYYLNRRTTHV; encoded by the coding sequence ATGACTCTCTCCGGCTATATCCTGCAGATCATCCTCCCCCTGCTCAGCTGCGGTCTGGTCGTCGCCTTTATCCGGCTGCTACGGGGCCCGACCCTGCCCGATCGGGTCGTGGCTCTCGATCTCATGGCGACCCTGATCATCGCCATCTCCGCCGCTTATTCGGTCGTCACCGATCAGCCGGCGTACCTCGATGCGGCTATTGTTCTCGCCCTGATCACCTTTCTCGGGACCGTGGCTTTTGCCTATTATTTGAACCGGAGGACGACCCATGTTTAA
- a CDS encoding Na+/H+ antiporter subunit D has product MSNLLFLPLIIPLATAVACLLSWQHRGVQRVISLIGAAFLLIAAAVLLVTVQQCGVLSVQAGDWSAPFGITLVADLFSALMVCVAGGMGLVVAIYALADTEAEYERLGYHPLMQVLMLGVCGSFLTGDLFNLYVWFETMLIASFVLLAIGGKRDQMEGAIKYVVLNLIASALFLAAVGILYGVAGTLNMADLARMLRTSESSGPIPVIAILFFLAFSIKAAVFPLCFWLPASYHTAPIAVTTIFSALLTKVGVYALIRIFTLIFFVELAAWQPYILAIAGLTMVVGVLGAVAQDEMRRLLSFHIVSQIGYLIMGLGLLTPLALGGAIFFLVHVIAAKSALFLATGMVLRLTGTTQLKKLGGLYRYQPLLAGLFLVAALALAGIPPLSGFWAKLALVWSGLESGDHYLVVAVALLVSLLTLFSMTKIWAAAFWKAAAVNGAGRIPPPLSRREYWQLAVPTALLTATTLLIGLWPEPLYALCMDAARQLLVPDAYIFAVLGVHP; this is encoded by the coding sequence ATGAGCAATCTCCTCTTTCTCCCTCTCATCATCCCGCTGGCTACTGCCGTCGCCTGCTTGCTTTCCTGGCAGCACCGGGGGGTGCAACGGGTCATCAGCCTGATCGGTGCTGCCTTCCTGCTGATTGCCGCGGCCGTCCTGCTGGTCACTGTGCAGCAATGCGGTGTCCTCAGCGTCCAGGCTGGCGACTGGTCCGCTCCTTTTGGCATCACCCTGGTGGCCGATCTCTTCAGCGCGCTGATGGTCTGCGTCGCCGGCGGCATGGGGCTGGTTGTGGCGATTTATGCTTTGGCGGATACGGAGGCGGAATACGAGCGACTCGGTTATCATCCCCTGATGCAGGTCCTGATGCTCGGGGTCTGCGGCTCCTTTTTGACCGGCGATCTCTTTAACCTTTATGTCTGGTTCGAAACCATGCTCATCGCCTCCTTTGTCCTGCTGGCCATAGGTGGCAAACGTGACCAGATGGAAGGGGCGATCAAGTATGTCGTCCTTAACCTGATCGCCTCGGCCCTCTTCCTCGCCGCGGTCGGCATTCTTTACGGGGTGGCCGGCACCCTCAATATGGCCGATCTGGCGCGCATGCTGCGGACAAGTGAAAGTTCCGGTCCGATTCCGGTGATTGCCATCCTCTTCTTTCTCGCCTTCAGCATCAAGGCAGCGGTCTTCCCCCTCTGCTTCTGGCTGCCGGCGTCTTATCACACGGCGCCGATAGCGGTGACCACCATCTTCTCGGCGCTCCTCACCAAGGTCGGGGTCTATGCCCTGATCCGGATCTTTACCTTGATCTTCTTTGTAGAGTTGGCGGCGTGGCAGCCCTACATCCTGGCGATTGCCGGCTTGACGATGGTGGTCGGCGTCCTTGGGGCGGTGGCTCAGGATGAGATGCGGCGGCTCCTCTCCTTTCATATCGTCAGCCAGATCGGTTATCTGATCATGGGATTGGGATTACTCACCCCGCTGGCACTGGGAGGGGCGATCTTCTTTCTGGTGCATGTCATTGCCGCCAAGTCCGCACTCTTCCTTGCCACCGGCATGGTGCTGCGTTTGACCGGGACGACGCAGTTGAAAAAACTCGGCGGCCTGTATCGCTATCAGCCCCTGTTGGCAGGGCTTTTTCTGGTGGCGGCTTTGGCGCTGGCCGGCATCCCCCCCTTGTCAGGCTTCTGGGCCAAGTTGGCACTGGTCTGGTCCGGTCTGGAGAGCGGCGACCACTACCTCGTCGTTGCGGTGGCCTTGCTGGTGAGTCTGCTCACGCTCTTTTCCATGACGAAAATCTGGGCGGCGGCCTTCTGGAAAGCGGCCGCCGTCAACGGTGCGGGGAGGATACCGCCCCCCCTGTCGCGCCGGGAGTACTGGCAGCTGGCTGTGCCGACGGCGCTTTTGACGGCGACGACGCTGCTCATCGGCCTCTGGCCGGAGCCGTTGTACGCGCTCTGCATGGATGCGGCCCGTCAACTCCTGGTGCCGGATGCTTATATCTTTGCGGTTTTGGGGGTGCATCCATGA
- a CDS encoding Na+/H+ antiporter subunit E: MTPFLTNLLLALAWVALTGQYDAANFFVGLFLGYAALRMTLRGKSVAAYGTRLAAIAGFILFFLKELIMANLRLAYDVLTPRHYMRPGIVAIPLDLKTDLEITVLTTLITLTPGTLSLHVTDDRRTLYIHAMYIDDTEKLIRNIKDGFERRVREVLQ, encoded by the coding sequence ATGACCCCTTTTCTCACCAACCTCCTGCTGGCGCTGGCCTGGGTGGCACTGACCGGGCAGTACGATGCCGCCAACTTTTTTGTCGGCCTCTTCCTCGGTTATGCCGCCCTGCGCATGACGCTGCGCGGCAAAAGTGTTGCGGCTTATGGGACCCGTCTGGCCGCCATTGCCGGTTTTATCCTCTTCTTCCTCAAGGAGTTGATCATGGCGAATCTGCGCCTGGCCTATGATGTCCTTACCCCCCGCCATTATATGCGCCCCGGCATCGTCGCCATCCCCCTTGATCTCAAAACAGATCTTGAAATCACCGTACTGACGACGCTGATCACTCTGACCCCCGGTACTCTCAGTCTGCATGTCACTGATGATCGTCGCACCCTCTACATTCATGCCATGTACATCGATGATACCGAAAAGCTGATTCGTAATATCAAGGACGGTTTTGAACGCCGGGTGCGGGAGGTGCTGCAATGA